The Deinococcus carri genome contains a region encoding:
- the pepF gene encoding oligoendopeptidase F, with amino-acid sequence MTTTQRKALPSRADVPREQTWDIEALFATPEAWDAEAEALPAAIDALAAHAGKLGDSPEALAAFLREADEVELRLSRLFSYAGMTASVDGHDAVAAARRDRASGIGAHYGSVTAFADPELLALDEGRVREWLTRPELKDDRIRLERLWRERAHVRSAEVEELLGAVQAPFASERGIHPALANMDLRFGTAGGEKVTQGNVDRLTSAPDREVRREAWENYADAHLAVKHSQAAMYATNVRQNVFLARARHYPDAITATLAPNRIPVEVVTTLLHTYRAHTPTWHRYWNVRRKWLNLPELREYDVKAALVPPPEVSYAQAVEWIAEGMAPLGPEYIQDMRHGLTEDRWVDYAENDGKRQGAYSNGGGRVKPYIFMTWNGTVGSYSTLAHEIGHSMHSLLSQREHPYQVPRYTLFHAEVASNFNQAMVRQHLLKQAREAGDTDFEVALIEEALANFHRYFFIMPTLAAFELEAYRRIEAGGTLSAPDLIDLTADLLKQGYGDGVTMDRERSGILWAEFSTHLYANFYAYQYATGISAAHQLLEQFAHDPEAARERYLTFLKSGGSLDPIDALKEAGVDMLSPEPVEATFRTLAGYVDRLEELLTARA; translated from the coding sequence GTGACCACAACCCAGAGAAAGGCCCTGCCGTCCCGCGCCGACGTTCCCCGCGAGCAGACCTGGGACATCGAAGCCCTCTTCGCCACCCCGGAAGCCTGGGACGCCGAGGCGGAGGCGCTCCCCGCCGCCATCGACGCGCTCGCCGCCCACGCCGGAAAGCTGGGCGACAGTCCCGAGGCCCTCGCCGCCTTCCTGCGCGAGGCCGATGAGGTGGAACTGCGCCTCAGCCGCCTCTTTTCCTACGCGGGCATGACCGCCAGCGTGGACGGCCATGACGCCGTGGCTGCCGCCCGCCGCGACCGGGCCAGCGGCATCGGTGCCCACTACGGCAGCGTGACCGCCTTTGCCGACCCCGAACTCCTCGCGCTCGATGAGGGCAGGGTCCGCGAGTGGCTCACCCGCCCCGAGTTGAAGGACGACCGCATCCGCCTGGAGCGCCTCTGGCGGGAACGCGCCCATGTCCGTTCCGCCGAGGTGGAAGAACTCCTCGGCGCGGTGCAGGCCCCCTTCGCCTCCGAGCGTGGCATCCACCCGGCGCTCGCCAACATGGACCTGCGCTTCGGCACGGCGGGCGGCGAGAAGGTCACCCAGGGCAACGTGGACCGCCTCACCTCCGCCCCCGACCGCGAGGTGCGCCGCGAGGCCTGGGAGAACTACGCCGACGCGCATCTCGCCGTGAAGCACAGCCAGGCCGCCATGTACGCCACCAATGTCCGCCAGAACGTCTTCCTGGCCCGCGCCCGCCACTACCCCGACGCCATCACGGCGACCCTCGCGCCCAACCGCATCCCCGTGGAGGTCGTCACCACCCTGCTGCACACCTACCGCGCCCACACGCCGACCTGGCACCGCTACTGGAACGTGCGCCGGAAGTGGCTGAACCTCCCCGAACTGCGCGAGTACGACGTCAAGGCCGCCCTGGTCCCCCCCCCCGAGGTGAGCTACGCCCAGGCCGTGGAGTGGATCGCGGAAGGCATGGCCCCCCTCGGTCCCGAATATATACAAGACATGCGGCACGGCCTGACCGAGGATCGCTGGGTCGACTACGCCGAGAACGACGGCAAACGCCAGGGCGCATATTCCAACGGCGGCGGGCGCGTCAAGCCCTACATCTTCATGACCTGGAACGGCACCGTGGGCAGCTACTCCACCCTCGCCCACGAGATCGGCCACTCCATGCACTCGCTGCTCTCCCAGCGCGAGCATCCCTACCAGGTGCCCCGCTACACCCTCTTCCACGCCGAGGTGGCGTCGAACTTCAACCAGGCGATGGTGCGCCAGCACCTGCTGAAGCAGGCCCGCGAGGCCGGTGACACCGACTTCGAAGTGGCCCTGATCGAGGAAGCCCTCGCCAACTTCCACCGCTACTTCTTCATCATGCCCACGCTGGCCGCTTTCGAGCTGGAGGCCTACCGCCGCATCGAGGCGGGCGGGACCCTCAGCGCCCCTGACCTGATCGACCTCACCGCCGACCTGCTGAAGCAGGGCTACGGCGACGGCGTGACGATGGACCGGGAACGCAGCGGCATCCTCTGGGCCGAGTTCTCCACCCACCTCTACGCCAACTTCTACGCCTACCAGTACGCCACCGGCATCAGCGCCGCCCACCAGCTTCTCGAACAGTTTGCCCACGACCCCGAAGCCGCCCGCGAGCGTTACCTGACCTTCCTGAAGTCCGGCGGCAGCCTCGATCCCATCGACGCGCTGAAGGAGGCGGGCGTGGACATGCTCAGCCCCGAACCCGTGGAGGCCACCTTCCGCACGCTCGCCGGGTACGTGGACCGGCTGGAAGAACTGCTCACCGCGCGCGCCTGA
- a CDS encoding TrmH family RNA methyltransferase: MTAPDPITSLQNPQVKRLVRLRQRREREREGVILIEGARELSRAVAAGLTPSTLYTCAALYSPEAHEVAATLPGPRVPLSREAFEKVSGRENPDGLLALVPTPAPRPPEPGEDTVLVVLHGLEKPGNIGAILRTADAAGAAGVLVLGRGADVYSPNVIRASQGSVFTLPVAALDEEEALTWLAAHAFTRVACTPDAPQVYWDAPLTGRVALVLGAEHEGLPPAWRAAEVPVRVPMHGAADSLNVATAAALVLYECVRQRRPASR, encoded by the coding sequence ATGACCGCCCCCGACCCCATCACCTCCCTGCAAAACCCGCAAGTCAAGCGGCTCGTGCGCCTGCGTCAGCGCCGCGAGCGCGAACGCGAGGGCGTGATCCTGATCGAGGGTGCCCGCGAACTCTCCCGCGCCGTCGCGGCGGGCCTGACCCCATCCACCCTCTACACCTGCGCCGCCCTCTACAGCCCCGAGGCGCACGAGGTCGCCGCCACGCTCCCCGGCCCCCGCGTCCCCCTCTCCCGCGAGGCCTTCGAGAAGGTCAGCGGGCGCGAGAACCCCGACGGTCTGCTCGCCCTCGTGCCCACCCCCGCCCCGCGCCCCCCCGAACCGGGCGAGGACACCGTGCTCGTCGTCCTGCATGGTCTGGAAAAGCCCGGCAACATCGGCGCGATTCTGCGGACGGCGGATGCGGCGGGGGCGGCAGGTGTGCTGGTGCTGGGGCGCGGCGCGGACGTGTACTCCCCCAATGTCATCCGCGCGTCCCAGGGCAGCGTCTTCACCCTGCCCGTCGCGGCGCTGGACGAGGAGGAGGCGCTGACCTGGCTGGCCGCCCACGCCTTCACCCGTGTCGCCTGCACGCCTGACGCCCCCCAGGTCTACTGGGACGCCCCGTTGACGGGCCGCGTCGCCCTGGTCCTGGGGGCCGAGCACGAGGGCCTGCCCCCCGCCTGGCGCGCCGCCGAGGTGCCCGTGCGCGTGCCCATGCACGGGGCCGCCGACAGCCTCAATGTCGCCACCGCCGCCGCGCTGGTGCTGTACGAGTGCGTGCGGCAGCGGCGTCCGGCGTCCCGCTAG
- a CDS encoding YchJ family protein: MPLPYPPVKPCPCGSGRSYGACCGPRHTGERPAETPEALMRSRYTAYALRDTAYVRRTWHPDTCPPGLDLEDDGTRYTGLTVHRAEGNEVTFTVTLRAGGRTHRLRERSTFTRLGEAWVYVDGVEPGER; the protein is encoded by the coding sequence ATGCCTCTCCCCTATCCGCCCGTCAAACCCTGCCCCTGCGGCTCGGGGCGCAGCTACGGCGCGTGCTGCGGCCCCCGCCACACCGGCGAGCGCCCCGCCGAGACGCCCGAGGCCCTGATGCGCTCGCGGTACACGGCCTATGCCCTGCGCGACACCGCCTACGTCCGGCGAACCTGGCACCCCGACACCTGCCCCCCTGGCCTCGACCTGGAAGACGACGGGACGCGCTACACGGGCCTGACCGTTCACCGGGCGGAGGGCAACGAGGTGACGTTCACGGTGACGCTGCGCGCCGGAGGCCGGACCCATCGCCTGCGCGAACGCAGCACGTTCACGCGGCTGGGCGAGGCGTGGGTGTACGTGGACGGCGTAGAGCCGGGGGAGCGGTAG
- the sucD gene encoding succinate--CoA ligase subunit alpha: MGILVDSSSKVIVQGITGREGANHARAMRDFGTQVVAGVTPGKGGQEFEGWPVYNSVAEAKEKHGANVSIIFVPPAGAADAVLEAAHAGMPLIVLITEGVPTVDMMRAVQEVKELDAKNRAEGGQGIRLIGGNCPGLVTSGECKVGIMPNRIYEKKGRIGLISRSGTLTYEAGKLLLDAGLGTSTTVGIGGDPVIGTTFADVLPLFEADPETDAVVVIGEIGGADEEAAAEYIAQNMKKPVVAFISGRSAPKGKRMGHAGAIIMGDVGTPESKLAAFKAANVPVADTMPEIIELVKKVLNVTA, translated from the coding sequence ATGGGCATTCTCGTCGACAGCAGCAGCAAGGTCATCGTGCAGGGCATCACCGGCCGCGAGGGGGCCAACCACGCCCGCGCCATGCGTGACTTCGGCACCCAGGTCGTCGCGGGGGTGACCCCCGGCAAGGGCGGCCAGGAGTTCGAGGGCTGGCCCGTCTACAACTCCGTCGCGGAAGCAAAGGAGAAGCACGGCGCGAACGTGTCCATCATCTTCGTGCCCCCGGCGGGCGCGGCCGACGCGGTGCTGGAAGCGGCCCACGCCGGGATGCCCCTGATCGTCCTGATCACCGAGGGCGTGCCCACGGTGGACATGATGCGGGCCGTGCAGGAAGTCAAGGAACTCGACGCGAAGAACCGCGCCGAGGGCGGCCAGGGCATCCGCCTGATCGGCGGCAACTGTCCCGGCCTGGTCACCAGCGGCGAGTGCAAGGTGGGCATCATGCCCAACCGCATCTATGAGAAAAAGGGCCGCATCGGCCTGATCAGCCGCTCGGGCACCCTGACCTACGAGGCGGGCAAGCTGCTGCTCGACGCGGGTCTGGGCACTTCCACCACTGTCGGCATCGGCGGCGACCCGGTGATCGGCACCACCTTCGCAGACGTGCTGCCCCTCTTCGAGGCCGACCCCGAAACCGACGCCGTGGTCGTGATCGGTGAAATCGGCGGGGCCGACGAGGAAGCCGCCGCCGAATACATCGCCCAGAACATGAAAAAGCCCGTCGTGGCCTTTATCTCCGGCCGCAGCGCGCCCAAGGGCAAGCGCATGGGCCACGCCGGGGCCATCATCATGGGCGACGTGGGCACCCCCGAGAGCAAGCTCGCCGCCTTCAAGGCCGCGAACGTGCCGGTGGCCGACACCATGCCCGAGATCATCGAGCTGGTCAAAAAGGTCCTGAACGTCACCGCCTGA
- a CDS encoding YbjN domain-containing protein, which produces MTMETALLTLDTLAKYLREKEVQLDMEENGGQRFIRMGWRFEMGDAAVLVSVNDGPNNTSRLEITCVTQKQYTDRRQEVMVMLNDRNRERAFSRSIDGDGNVWLEYVGFYPTLAEMPQETFDTLFGGVLMHFQDDYAALEGFQPQGMQVQQPQA; this is translated from the coding sequence ATGACGATGGAAACGGCGCTTCTGACGCTGGACACGCTCGCCAAGTACCTGCGCGAGAAGGAAGTCCAGCTCGACATGGAAGAAAATGGCGGTCAGCGCTTCATCCGCATGGGCTGGCGCTTCGAGATGGGCGATGCGGCGGTGCTGGTCAGCGTGAACGACGGCCCCAACAACACCAGCCGCCTGGAAATCACCTGCGTGACCCAGAAGCAGTACACGGACCGCCGCCAGGAGGTCATGGTCATGCTCAACGACCGCAACCGCGAGCGCGCCTTTTCCCGCTCGATCGACGGGGACGGCAACGTCTGGCTGGAGTACGTGGGCTTTTACCCCACCCTGGCCGAGATGCCCCAGGAAACCTTCGACACGCTGTTCGGCGGCGTCCTGATGCACTTCCAGGACGACTACGCAGCCCTCGAAGGCTTCCAGCCCCAGGGCATGCAGGTTCAGCAACCCCAGGCGTAA
- the sucC gene encoding ADP-forming succinate--CoA ligase subunit beta: protein MKLHEYQGKELLRRFGVNVQEGKVAYTPDEVRDIAREYGQPVVVKAQVHVGGRGKAGGVKFSPNLDKAYENGQNILGMDIKGLTVKKVLVTKAVDIDAGTEYYVGMIVDRNVQSYTLMASAEGGMEIEEVAAATPEKIIKHRVDPVTGLRPYEAREVAIKAGFKGNLNKIADMMVKMSEAALKMDAVLVEINPLFVEADGTPLALDTKFEIDDNAMYRHKDLSDWRELEAEHPLEIEASKYGFAYVKLDGNVGVLGNGAGIVMTSLDVVNRAGAKPANFLDIGGGAKADIVYNAVKLVSKDPDVKSIFINIFGGITRADEVAKGVIQALNEGILTKPVRMRIAGTAEEEAKALLAEVNSPLIQMYPTMFEAADEAAKEANK, encoded by the coding sequence GTGAAACTTCACGAGTATCAGGGCAAGGAACTGCTGCGCCGCTTTGGCGTGAACGTGCAGGAAGGCAAGGTGGCCTACACGCCGGACGAGGTGCGCGACATCGCGCGCGAGTACGGTCAGCCGGTGGTCGTCAAGGCGCAGGTCCACGTCGGTGGGCGCGGCAAGGCGGGCGGCGTCAAGTTCAGCCCCAACCTCGACAAGGCCTATGAAAACGGTCAGAACATCCTGGGGATGGACATCAAGGGCCTGACCGTCAAGAAGGTGCTGGTCACCAAGGCCGTCGATATCGACGCCGGGACCGAGTACTACGTCGGCATGATCGTGGACCGCAACGTGCAGAGCTACACCCTGATGGCCTCGGCCGAGGGCGGCATGGAGATCGAGGAGGTGGCCGCCGCCACCCCCGAGAAGATCATCAAGCACCGCGTGGACCCCGTCACCGGCCTGCGGCCCTACGAGGCGCGCGAGGTGGCGATCAAGGCGGGCTTCAAGGGCAACCTGAACAAGATCGCCGACATGATGGTCAAGATGTCGGAGGCGGCCCTGAAGATGGACGCCGTGCTGGTCGAGATCAATCCCCTCTTCGTGGAGGCGGACGGCACCCCGCTGGCGCTCGACACCAAGTTCGAGATCGATGACAACGCGATGTACCGCCACAAGGACCTGTCCGACTGGCGCGAACTCGAAGCCGAGCATCCCCTCGAAATCGAGGCCAGCAAGTACGGCTTCGCCTACGTGAAGCTCGACGGCAACGTGGGCGTGCTGGGCAACGGCGCGGGCATCGTGATGACCTCGCTGGACGTGGTGAACCGCGCCGGGGCCAAACCCGCCAACTTCCTCGACATCGGCGGCGGCGCGAAGGCGGACATCGTGTACAACGCGGTCAAGCTGGTGAGCAAGGACCCCGACGTCAAGAGCATCTTCATCAACATCTTCGGCGGCATCACCCGTGCGGACGAGGTCGCCAAGGGCGTGATCCAGGCGCTGAACGAGGGCATCCTGACCAAGCCCGTGCGCATGCGTATCGCCGGGACCGCCGAGGAGGAAGCCAAGGCGTTGCTGGCCGAGGTGAACAGCCCCCTGATCCAGATGTACCCCACCATGTTCGAAGCTGCCGACGAGGCCGCCAAGGAGGCGAACAAGTAA
- a CDS encoding Xaa-Pro peptidase family protein: MTSLDQLQAAMSGADVEALWVSNPANVRAITGFSSGADGKVLVTAQGATLYTDARYTVQAREESRVPQHIARPPETYQDAAGRVRGQRVGFEAEHLTVAGLEALQDHWDVTLVPTRGLVEGVRLIKSPQEVQAVRDAQALADRVFAEVRPMLRAGVRELDVALALETGLRRGGAEVGFDVIVASGPRGAMPHGVASERVIEDGDLVTIDFGARLRGYHSDMTRTVAVGTPSGEMRRVYNAVLEAEEAAVAAIRPGAKAGELDALARGILERHGLAEYFAHSLGHGVGLNIHEGPSLRKGSEDVLEPGMVVTVEPGVYLPDVGGVRIEDLVLVTEDGHEVLSHTPKERL, translated from the coding sequence ATGACTTCACTTGACCAGTTGCAGGCGGCGATGAGCGGGGCGGACGTGGAGGCCCTGTGGGTCAGCAACCCGGCGAACGTGCGGGCCATCACCGGCTTTTCGAGCGGCGCGGACGGCAAGGTGCTGGTGACGGCCCAGGGCGCGACCCTCTACACCGACGCGCGTTACACCGTGCAGGCACGGGAGGAATCGCGCGTGCCGCAGCACATCGCCCGCCCGCCCGAGACGTATCAGGACGCGGCCGGGCGCGTGCGGGGCCAGCGCGTGGGCTTCGAGGCCGAGCACCTGACGGTCGCCGGGCTGGAGGCGTTGCAGGACCACTGGGACGTGACGCTGGTCCCCACACGCGGGCTGGTGGAAGGCGTGCGGCTGATCAAGTCGCCCCAGGAAGTGCAGGCCGTCCGGGACGCCCAGGCGCTGGCCGACCGCGTGTTCGCGGAGGTGCGGCCCATGCTCCGGGCGGGCGTGCGCGAGCTGGACGTGGCCCTGGCCCTGGAAACGGGGCTGCGGCGCGGGGGTGCGGAGGTGGGCTTCGACGTGATCGTGGCGAGCGGGCCGCGCGGGGCGATGCCGCACGGGGTGGCGTCGGAGCGCGTGATCGAGGACGGCGACCTGGTCACGATCGATTTCGGTGCACGGCTGCGGGGCTACCACAGCGACATGACGCGGACGGTCGCGGTGGGCACGCCCTCCGGGGAAATGCGCCGCGTGTACAACGCCGTGCTGGAGGCCGAGGAGGCGGCGGTCGCGGCCATCCGGCCCGGCGCGAAGGCCGGGGAGCTGGACGCGCTGGCCCGCGGGATTCTGGAGCGGCACGGGCTGGCGGAGTATTTCGCGCACTCGCTGGGGCACGGCGTGGGCCTGAACATCCACGAGGGGCCGTCGCTCCGCAAGGGCAGCGAGGACGTGCTGGAGCCGGGCATGGTGGTGACGGTCGAGCCGGGCGTGTACCTGCCGGACGTGGGCGGGGTGCGCATCGAGGACCTGGTGCTGGTGACCGAAGACGGCCACGAGGTGCTGAGCCACACGCCCAAGGAGCGGCTGTGA
- a CDS encoding septal ring lytic transglycosylase RlpA family protein, with the protein MRAAALAAVLLAGSLVGGAQAGASGFQHGQAVYYGGKYNRHTRLTAAHRTLPLGTWVRVTHTRTGRSVDVLINDRGPFGNRRRVIDLSRTAASRLGILSSGVAPVTVRVLSSP; encoded by the coding sequence GTGAGGGCCGCGGCGCTGGCTGCCGTGCTGCTGGCGGGGAGCCTCGTCGGCGGGGCGCAGGCGGGGGCCAGCGGCTTCCAGCACGGCCAGGCCGTGTACTACGGCGGCAAGTACAACCGGCACACCCGCCTGACCGCCGCGCACCGCACGCTGCCGCTGGGCACCTGGGTCCGGGTGACGCACACCCGCACGGGCCGCAGCGTGGACGTGCTGATCAACGACCGCGGCCCCTTCGGAAACCGCCGCCGCGTGATCGACCTCTCGCGGACGGCGGCCTCCCGGCTGGGCATCCTGTCGTCGGGGGTCGCCCCCGTGACGGTGCGGGTGCTGTCCTCGCCCTGA